The Hyphomicrobium sp. MC1 genome window below encodes:
- a CDS encoding DUF2093 domain-containing protein — translation MNRIEKFFGLRNEAKIRYLDGEFEVLSPGDFVRCAVTGQPITLPDLRYWSVDAQEAYASPEISVQRYLELKAKENDDAQNG, via the coding sequence ATGAACCGCATCGAGAAATTTTTTGGTCTGCGCAACGAAGCTAAAATTCGCTATCTGGATGGCGAATTCGAAGTCCTGTCGCCCGGCGACTTCGTGCGCTGTGCCGTCACGGGTCAGCCGATCACCCTGCCGGATCTGCGTTATTGGAGCGTCGACGCCCAGGAAGCCTACGCCTCGCCGGAAATTTCGGTGCAGCGCTACCTTGAGCTGAAAGCCAAGGAAAACGACGACGCTCAGAACGGCTGA
- the xseA gene encoding exodeoxyribonuclease VII large subunit codes for MNSIPNTRESRSGANAPEFSVSELSGAIKRALEEGFGYVRLRGEISGYRGPHASGHCYFALKDDKAKIEAVVWKGTFGRLRFKPEEGMEVVAQGKITTFPGSSKYQIVIEALEPAGAGALMALLEERKRKFAAEGLFDEDRKRPRPFLPKIVGIVTSPTGAVIRDMLHGFNERFPTRVLLWPVRVQGEGSAAEVAAAIRGFNALEADGTIPRPDVLIVARGGGSLEDLWSFNEEIVVRAVAESTISLISAVGHETDWTLIDLVADARAPTPTKAAEWAVPKYSELIENVEKLMLRKRTAVRRAIESARTHLKASARGLPKLQDLVALPRQRFDAADRRLSRALLANTRAHATRLARVSGRLSPAPIVQKHSRCAERLDGLERRAGRALLNRVAVSRRVLEGRAALLKSLGYQSVLSRGFALVRNEAGHMVRQAASLVAGDVLNIEFSDGRVGATVNGSDVSSATPDVSNPTSSKVKTPRQKSSGRGGQGSLF; via the coding sequence TTGAATTCCATTCCAAACACGCGCGAATCCCGTTCCGGCGCTAATGCGCCCGAATTTTCCGTTTCCGAGCTGTCAGGCGCCATCAAGCGCGCGCTGGAAGAGGGTTTTGGCTATGTGCGCCTTCGCGGCGAAATTTCGGGCTATCGCGGGCCGCACGCGTCCGGCCACTGCTATTTTGCCCTAAAGGATGACAAAGCGAAGATCGAGGCCGTCGTCTGGAAGGGCACGTTCGGCCGCCTGCGTTTCAAGCCGGAAGAAGGCATGGAAGTCGTCGCGCAAGGCAAGATCACGACGTTCCCCGGCTCATCGAAATATCAGATCGTCATTGAAGCGCTGGAACCGGCCGGCGCTGGCGCACTGATGGCGCTCTTGGAAGAACGCAAGCGCAAGTTCGCCGCGGAGGGTTTATTCGACGAAGACCGCAAGCGCCCGCGTCCGTTTTTGCCGAAGATCGTCGGCATCGTGACGTCGCCGACCGGCGCCGTCATCCGTGACATGCTGCACGGCTTCAACGAGCGTTTCCCGACGCGTGTCCTGCTTTGGCCGGTGCGTGTGCAAGGCGAAGGCAGCGCTGCGGAGGTCGCCGCCGCTATTCGTGGATTCAACGCCCTTGAAGCAGATGGCACCATCCCGCGCCCCGACGTGCTGATCGTCGCGCGCGGTGGCGGCAGCCTCGAAGATCTCTGGAGCTTCAACGAAGAGATCGTCGTGCGCGCCGTTGCCGAAAGCACAATTTCGCTCATCTCTGCTGTCGGTCACGAAACCGATTGGACCTTGATCGACCTCGTTGCCGACGCCCGTGCGCCGACGCCGACGAAGGCCGCCGAGTGGGCGGTGCCGAAGTATTCCGAGCTGATCGAAAACGTCGAAAAGCTGATGCTGCGCAAGCGGACAGCCGTGCGCCGTGCCATCGAGAGTGCCCGCACGCATCTGAAGGCCTCGGCACGTGGCCTGCCGAAGCTTCAGGATTTGGTCGCCTTGCCCCGGCAGCGTTTCGATGCCGCCGACCGCCGATTGTCACGCGCGCTGCTGGCCAACACCCGCGCCCATGCAACTAGGCTCGCCCGCGTCAGCGGCCGCCTGTCGCCTGCACCGATAGTTCAGAAGCATTCCAGATGTGCCGAGCGGCTCGATGGCCTGGAACGCCGCGCTGGACGGGCTTTACTCAATCGCGTCGCGGTGAGCCGCCGCGTTCTCGAAGGCCGTGCGGCGCTGCTCAAGTCCTTGGGCTATCAGAGCGTTCTGTCTCGCGGCTTTGCCCTCGTGCGCAATGAAGCCGGGCATATGGTGCGTCAAGCCGCCTCTCTCGTCGCTGGCGACGTTCTGAATATTGAGTTTTCCGACGGCCGGGTCGGCGCCACGGTAAACGGCTCCGACGTATCCTCCGCAACGCCTGACGTTTCCAATCCGACGTCGAGCAAAGTTAAAACGCCGCGACAAAAGTCGAGTGGGCGAGGCGGGCAAGGCTCACTATTTTAA
- the purD gene encoding phosphoribosylamine--glycine ligase has translation MNVLLLGSGGREHALAWALSASPLLTKLFCAPGNAGIAEVAQCIPLDPANQDSIIEFCRDERIELVVIGPEAPLVAGLGDALGDAGIRYFGPTKSAAQLEGSKGFTKDLCRKAGIPTAAYGRFMDLDAAKTYLASQSVPIVIKADGLAAGKGVVIAETRADADAAVEACLGGAFGAAGAEVVIEEFLVGEEASFFALCDGVTALPLASAQDHKRVGDGDTGPNTGGMGAYSPAPVMTTEMTERVMTEIINPTVKEMAARGMPFKGVLFAGLMITATGPKLIEYNVRFGDPETQVLMMRLKSDLLAALLSTTDGVLKSFDMRWSDDAALTVVMAANGYPGTPQKGTEIRGLDLAKAVPNVEIFHAGTRRDGDRVIADGGRVLNVTGRGKTVKDARDAAYAAIAKIDWPGGFYRRDIGWRALERQKT, from the coding sequence ATGAATGTCCTTCTTCTCGGCTCCGGCGGCCGCGAGCATGCGCTCGCCTGGGCGTTGAGCGCGAGCCCCCTCTTGACGAAACTCTTCTGCGCACCGGGCAACGCCGGAATTGCTGAGGTGGCGCAATGCATTCCGCTCGATCCTGCGAACCAGGACAGCATCATTGAATTCTGCCGCGATGAGCGCATCGAGCTCGTGGTGATCGGGCCGGAAGCGCCGCTCGTGGCCGGATTGGGAGACGCGCTCGGTGATGCCGGCATCCGGTATTTCGGGCCGACGAAAAGCGCGGCGCAACTCGAAGGGTCAAAAGGCTTCACCAAAGATCTTTGCCGTAAAGCCGGTATTCCGACAGCGGCTTATGGCCGTTTCATGGATCTCGACGCGGCGAAAACGTATCTGGCATCGCAGAGCGTTCCGATCGTGATCAAAGCGGACGGGCTTGCGGCCGGTAAAGGCGTCGTCATTGCGGAAACACGCGCCGATGCCGACGCGGCCGTCGAAGCGTGTCTTGGAGGCGCATTCGGTGCAGCGGGCGCCGAAGTCGTCATCGAGGAATTTCTGGTCGGCGAAGAAGCGAGCTTCTTCGCACTGTGCGATGGCGTCACGGCGCTGCCGCTTGCATCGGCGCAGGATCACAAGCGTGTCGGCGACGGCGACACCGGCCCCAATACGGGCGGCATGGGGGCTTATTCGCCTGCGCCCGTCATGACGACTGAAATGACCGAACGCGTCATGACAGAGATCATCAACCCTACGGTCAAGGAAATGGCTGCGCGCGGCATGCCGTTCAAGGGCGTTTTGTTCGCGGGCCTGATGATTACGGCAACGGGGCCGAAGCTCATCGAATACAATGTCCGCTTCGGCGATCCTGAGACGCAGGTTTTGATGATGCGGCTCAAATCCGATCTGCTTGCCGCATTGCTCTCGACGACGGACGGCGTGCTCAAATCCTTCGATATGCGCTGGAGCGATGACGCGGCTTTGACGGTCGTGATGGCAGCGAACGGCTATCCCGGCACGCCGCAGAAAGGCACCGAGATAAGAGGCCTTGATCTTGCAAAAGCCGTTCCGAATGTCGAAATCTTCCACGCCGGGACGCGCCGCGACGGAGACCGCGTCATTGCCGACGGCGGCCGCGTTCTGAACGTGACGGGGCGCGGCAAAACCGTGAAGGATGCGCGCGACGCTGCTTATGCGGCGATCGCCAAGATTGACTGGCCGGGCGGTTTCTATCGCAGGGACATCGGCTGGCGTGCTTTGGAACGCCAGAAGACGTAA
- a CDS encoding patatin-like phospholipase family protein gives MAKTLETSAGNGKLPARKPTIGLALGGGGARGLAHIAMLEAFDELGIRPNVIAGTSIGAVYGAAYASGISGRDLREHTRYILSQRFGLIRDLFVRRAQPFSQFLNLFGARNAILDPLAVLDMILPNEVKETFADCEIPLKIVASDFYDQEQKVFTDGRLRLAVAASMALPVIFQPVIQDGRALIDGGLTNPLPFDLLLPEADIVVAIDVSGAPVPDPRRVAPTAFSALFSSAFLFERTIIKEKLKTRQPDILIYSGTSQFQVLDFLKCDDILTAAEPAKERLKQQLSRVLSVETLPVLEGSDIEVRTIQRPERRKRRLLPRVRKEQ, from the coding sequence ATGGCGAAGACACTCGAAACTTCGGCGGGCAACGGTAAGCTCCCTGCGCGCAAACCGACGATCGGGCTGGCGCTCGGTGGCGGCGGGGCGCGCGGACTTGCCCATATCGCCATGCTCGAAGCCTTCGACGAACTCGGGATCAGGCCGAACGTTATCGCCGGAACCTCGATCGGCGCGGTCTACGGCGCAGCGTATGCGTCAGGCATTTCGGGCCGCGATTTGCGTGAGCACACGCGCTATATTCTTTCCCAGCGGTTTGGGCTCATTCGCGATCTTTTCGTGCGTCGCGCGCAGCCGTTCTCGCAGTTTCTGAACCTTTTTGGCGCGCGCAACGCCATTCTCGATCCGCTGGCCGTGCTCGACATGATCCTTCCGAATGAGGTGAAGGAAACATTCGCCGACTGCGAAATTCCGCTGAAGATCGTGGCGTCCGATTTCTACGATCAGGAGCAGAAGGTCTTCACCGATGGACGACTTCGTCTGGCGGTCGCGGCGAGCATGGCGCTCCCGGTTATTTTTCAGCCCGTCATTCAGGATGGCCGCGCATTGATCGACGGCGGGCTTACGAACCCGCTGCCGTTCGATCTGTTGCTGCCCGAAGCCGATATCGTCGTCGCCATCGATGTTTCCGGAGCTCCTGTGCCTGATCCGAGGCGCGTGGCGCCGACGGCATTCTCGGCACTCTTTTCGAGCGCGTTTCTATTCGAGCGGACGATCATCAAAGAGAAGCTCAAGACGCGGCAGCCGGACATTCTGATCTATTCGGGGACCAGCCAGTTCCAGGTGCTCGATTTCCTCAAATGCGACGATATCCTAACTGCCGCCGAGCCCGCAAAAGAGCGTCTGAAGCAACAGCTTTCGCGCGTGCTGTCGGTCGAGACGCTGCCGGTGCTTGAGGGCAGCGACATCGAGGTGCGCACGATCCAGCGTCCTGAACGGCGAAAACGCCGCCTGCTGCCGCGCGTCCGCAAGGAACAGTAG
- a CDS encoding nucleoside deaminase translates to MTSKDAVSHMARALSEAEAAAARGEVPIGAVIVSPDGRILASAGNRTRELNDPTAHAEVLAIRAACAELADERLIGCSLYVTLEPCPMCATAISFARVKRLYYAASDPKGGGIEQGARIFSQPTCHHAPEIYPGLAEADASALLKDFFAARRD, encoded by the coding sequence ATGACATCGAAGGACGCCGTAAGCCATATGGCACGCGCGCTTTCCGAAGCGGAAGCCGCAGCCGCGCGCGGCGAGGTGCCGATTGGCGCCGTCATTGTCTCGCCCGACGGTCGCATTCTCGCCAGCGCAGGCAATCGCACCCGCGAGCTGAACGACCCGACCGCCCACGCCGAAGTGCTCGCCATCCGCGCCGCCTGCGCCGAATTGGCCGATGAACGCCTTATCGGCTGCAGCCTTTACGTTACGCTCGAACCCTGTCCGATGTGCGCCACGGCGATCTCCTTCGCACGCGTGAAGCGGCTCTATTACGCCGCCAGCGACCCCAAGGGCGGCGGCATCGAGCAGGGGGCGCGTATCTTCAGCCAGCCCACGTGCCATCACGCCCCCGAAATTTACCCCGGCCTCGCCGAGGCCGACGCGAGCGCGCTACTGAAAGACTTCTTCGCCGCCCGGCGTGATTGA
- a CDS encoding pseudouridine synthase, with the protein MRIAKAMARAGLCSRREAERWIADGRVSVNGKLLKTPAIEVKPGDKVIVDGKPLPSAEPPQLWRYHKPKGIVTTHSDPEGRPTVFDKLPPEMPRVISVGRLDFNTEGLLLLTNDGALARHLELPANGWVRRYRVRAKGRVSPDDLAKLKDGVTIDGVNYGPVEAQVDSVQGANTWLTIAIREGKNREVRNVLSHLGLTVNRLIRVSFGPFQLLDLQPGAVEAVRRKVLIAQLGPRTSEALGLSESQAQRKERHARGKAASEADDR; encoded by the coding sequence ATGCGCATCGCAAAAGCGATGGCGCGTGCAGGGCTCTGCTCGCGCCGAGAGGCCGAACGCTGGATCGCCGATGGGCGCGTCAGCGTCAACGGCAAGCTGCTGAAGACGCCGGCCATTGAAGTCAAACCCGGCGACAAGGTGATCGTCGACGGCAAGCCGCTGCCCAGCGCCGAGCCGCCGCAGCTTTGGCGTTACCACAAGCCGAAGGGCATCGTCACGACGCATTCGGACCCGGAAGGCCGCCCGACGGTGTTCGACAAGCTGCCTCCCGAGATGCCGCGCGTGATCTCCGTCGGGCGGCTCGATTTCAATACGGAAGGGTTGCTGCTCTTAACCAATGACGGCGCGCTGGCGCGGCATCTGGAGCTTCCGGCAAATGGCTGGGTGCGGCGCTACCGGGTTCGCGCCAAAGGCCGCGTTTCGCCCGACGATCTCGCCAAACTTAAGGACGGTGTCACCATCGACGGCGTGAACTACGGCCCGGTCGAAGCGCAGGTCGATAGCGTGCAAGGCGCCAATACGTGGCTGACGATTGCGATCCGCGAAGGCAAGAACCGCGAAGTGCGCAACGTGCTTTCGCATCTGGGCTTGACGGTGAACCGGCTGATCCGCGTCTCGTTCGGGCCGTTTCAGCTTCTCGATCTACAGCCGGGGGCCGTCGAAGCCGTTCGCCGCAAGGTGCTGATCGCACAGCTCGGACCGCGCACGTCCGAAGCACTCGGGCTGTCGGAAAGCCAGGCACAGCGCAAAGAACGCCACGCACGCGGCAAGGCGGCGAGCGAGGCCGACGACAGATGA
- the rsmD gene encoding 16S rRNA (guanine(966)-N(2))-methyltransferase RsmD yields the protein MRVVAGRFRGRALQAPDDMSIRPTSDRVRESVFNILTHGIEGFSLNGARVIDLFAGTGALGIEAVSRGAAYCLFVEDAPDARALIRKNVEAMGLTGETRIFRRDATDLGPAGNMEPYELAFLDPPYGKGLGEKALAGLAEGKWLTPGAICMLEERAGTDVAIPAAFELLDTRTYGDTDVRFLKFAAAA from the coding sequence ATGAGAGTTGTCGCCGGACGGTTTCGAGGCCGGGCTTTGCAGGCGCCGGACGATATGAGCATTCGTCCGACGTCCGACCGGGTGCGCGAGAGTGTTTTCAACATTTTGACCCACGGCATCGAGGGTTTTTCGCTGAACGGCGCGCGCGTGATTGATCTCTTCGCCGGAACGGGCGCGCTCGGCATCGAGGCCGTGTCGCGCGGGGCAGCGTATTGCCTGTTCGTCGAGGACGCACCGGACGCCAGGGCGCTGATCCGCAAGAACGTCGAAGCCATGGGCCTCACTGGCGAGACGCGCATCTTCCGGCGCGATGCGACCGATCTCGGGCCAGCCGGCAATATGGAGCCGTACGAGCTCGCGTTTCTCGATCCGCCTTACGGCAAAGGCCTTGGCGAGAAAGCGCTAGCCGGACTTGCCGAGGGCAAATGGCTGACGCCCGGGGCAATCTGCATGCTGGAAGAACGCGCCGGAACGGACGTTGCTATTCCGGCGGCGTTCGAACTGCTCGATACGCGGACCTACGGCGACACCGACGTGCGATTTTTGAAGTTCGCAGCGGCGGCGTGA
- a CDS encoding DUF2239 family protein, with translation MTDSFSAFDGSRRFASGTRACVIKAIKKHLERQPHASLLVFDDATGNQTDFDVRDSGEQPAATPPSAPAADISRGPGRPKLGVVAREVTLLPRHWDWLAKQPGGASVAIRKLVDEARRTTAATETPRVARERVYRFMSAMAGNLPGFEEASRALFAGDADRFAAQIESWPKDVRAYALGLAEGAFA, from the coding sequence ATGACTGACTCCTTCAGCGCCTTTGACGGCAGCCGCCGCTTTGCGTCCGGCACGCGCGCCTGCGTAATCAAAGCCATCAAGAAGCACCTCGAACGCCAGCCGCACGCGTCGTTGCTCGTCTTCGATGATGCCACCGGCAATCAGACCGATTTCGATGTGCGCGACAGCGGCGAGCAGCCCGCTGCAACTCCGCCGTCGGCACCGGCGGCTGACATCAGCCGCGGACCGGGCCGCCCGAAGCTCGGCGTCGTCGCCCGCGAGGTGACGCTGCTGCCGCGGCATTGGGATTGGCTCGCCAAACAGCCGGGCGGCGCGTCGGTTGCAATCCGCAAACTCGTCGACGAGGCGAGGCGCACCACGGCGGCCACCGAGACGCCGCGCGTGGCACGGGAGCGCGTCTATCGCTTCATGTCGGCGATGGCGGGTAATCTGCCGGGCTTCGAAGAAGCGAGCCGCGCGCTTTTCGCTGGCGACGCAGACCGCTTCGCGGCGCAGATCGAAAGCTGGCCCAAAGACGTCCGCGCGTATGCGCTTGGACTGGCCGAAGGCGCATTCGCCTGA
- a CDS encoding sugar MFS transporter, producing the protein MNNRSPEISPDGSTGGVRGILTIGLLFFIFGFVTWLNGPLITFVKLAFTLDDVNAFLVPMAFYLSYFFLALPASAILRRTGMKQGMALGLYIMAAGSVLFGQFTTMRDYPGALAGLFITGAGLSLLQTASNPYVCIIGPHESAARRIAVMGICHKFAGVIAPFIFAALVLKDVETFDTDVAKAPTHEAREALLDAFAARVHAPYLLMALMLALLGVWIARSKLPDVRPEPAVNSGEMRSVFAVPHLWLGVVCLFLYVGVEVMAGDAIGLYGAGFGLPISATRLFTSYTLFAMLIGYVAGLLVIPRFISQQSYLAVSAALGVILTVGAYLTSGYTSVAFIAALGFANAMMWPAIFPLAIRGLGSHTETGSAFLIMAISGGALMPYAFGLLKEHVDFQLAYLLLAVPSYLYILFYGVAGWRAKSAASLAQPI; encoded by the coding sequence TTGAATAACAGGAGTCCGGAGATATCCCCAGACGGCAGCACTGGCGGCGTCAGAGGTATCCTGACGATCGGCCTGCTGTTCTTCATCTTCGGGTTCGTGACGTGGCTGAATGGCCCGCTCATCACTTTCGTCAAACTCGCCTTCACCCTCGACGACGTCAACGCTTTCCTCGTGCCGATGGCGTTCTATCTGTCGTATTTCTTCCTGGCGCTGCCCGCGTCCGCCATTCTGAGGCGCACGGGAATGAAACAGGGGATGGCGCTCGGCCTCTACATCATGGCGGCGGGCTCGGTGCTGTTCGGTCAATTCACGACGATGCGCGATTATCCCGGTGCGCTGGCAGGGCTGTTTATCACCGGCGCGGGCCTATCGCTGTTGCAGACGGCGTCGAACCCCTACGTCTGCATCATCGGTCCGCATGAAAGCGCCGCGCGACGGATTGCAGTGATGGGCATCTGCCATAAGTTCGCTGGCGTCATCGCGCCGTTCATCTTCGCGGCGCTCGTGCTGAAAGACGTCGAGACATTCGACACCGACGTCGCCAAGGCGCCGACACATGAGGCGCGAGAAGCCCTTCTGGATGCCTTCGCCGCGCGCGTCCACGCACCTTATCTGTTGATGGCGCTGATGCTCGCGCTACTCGGTGTTTGGATTGCGCGCTCGAAATTGCCGGATGTCCGGCCGGAACCCGCAGTCAACAGCGGAGAGATGCGCAGCGTCTTTGCCGTCCCGCATCTCTGGCTCGGCGTGGTGTGCCTGTTTCTCTACGTCGGCGTCGAGGTGATGGCGGGTGACGCTATCGGCCTCTACGGCGCGGGCTTCGGCCTGCCCATCTCGGCGACGCGGCTGTTCACATCATACACGCTCTTCGCGATGCTGATCGGTTATGTCGCCGGTCTGCTCGTCATTCCGCGCTTCATTTCGCAGCAAAGCTATCTGGCGGTGTCGGCTGCGTTGGGTGTCATCCTGACGGTCGGTGCGTACCTGACCAGCGGTTACACATCCGTCGCCTTCATTGCCGCGCTGGGCTTCGCCAACGCCATGATGTGGCCTGCGATCTTCCCGCTTGCGATCCGCGGTCTCGGCAGCCACACCGAAACCGGCTCGGCCTTCCTCATCATGGCGATCTCGGGCGGCGCGCTGATGCCCTACGCGTTCGGTCTGCTGAAGGAGCACGTCGATTTTCAGCTGGCGTACCTGCTGCTCGCCGTGCCGAGCTACCTCTACATCCTGTTTTACGGCGTGGCCGGATGGCGGGCGAAATCCGCAGCGTCGTTAGCCCAACCCATTTAA
- a CDS encoding bacterioferritin-associated ferredoxin → MIVCSCAVITDRDIDVAVSEIMSTGPAILPTPGVVFRHLNKKMNCCRCAPLTVSAIYAAMDRLETTTRICPFALAEARARLIRIEERRERRQRRIDAEIAERRAQRRRAVA, encoded by the coding sequence TTGATCGTTTGTTCGTGCGCCGTAATCACTGATCGCGACATTGATGTTGCGGTTTCCGAAATCATGAGCACGGGTCCGGCCATTCTGCCGACTCCTGGCGTGGTTTTTCGCCATCTCAACAAGAAGATGAACTGCTGCCGCTGCGCGCCGCTGACGGTTTCGGCCATTTATGCCGCCATGGACCGGCTTGAGACGACCACACGCATCTGTCCGTTTGCACTGGCTGAAGCGCGCGCACGCCTTATCCGCATCGAAGAGCGCCGTGAGCGCCGCCAGCGCCGGATCGACGCGGAAATTGCAGAACGTCGTGCGCAGAGACGCCGCGCGGTCGCGTAA
- the bfr gene encoding bacterioferritin — MKGNKDVITRLNEALKLELGAINQYWLHYRLLDNWGFKKLAKKERKESIEEMEHADRLIDRIIFLDGHPNLQHVAPLMIGENLKEVLECDLKGENIARDHYKKSREICRDVGDYVTMLLFEDLLKDEEGHIDFLETQLDLLSKIGVENYGQLNAEPASDDDH; from the coding sequence ATGAAGGGCAATAAAGACGTCATCACCCGTCTCAATGAGGCATTGAAGCTCGAACTGGGCGCCATCAACCAGTACTGGTTGCATTATCGCCTCCTGGACAACTGGGGTTTTAAGAAGCTCGCCAAGAAAGAGCGCAAGGAATCGATCGAGGAAATGGAGCACGCGGATCGCCTGATCGACCGCATCATCTTCCTCGACGGCCACCCGAACCTCCAGCACGTCGCACCGCTGATGATCGGCGAGAACCTCAAAGAAGTTCTGGAATGCGATCTCAAGGGTGAGAACATCGCCCGCGATCATTACAAGAAATCGCGCGAGATCTGCCGCGACGTCGGCGACTACGTCACGATGCTGCTGTTTGAGGACCTTCTGAAGGACGAAGAAGGTCACATCGACTTCCTCGAAACGCAGCTCGACCTTCTCTCCAAGATTGGTGTCGAGAACTACGGCCAGCTCAATGCTGAGCCCGCAAGCGACGACGATCACTGA
- the mutL gene encoding DNA mismatch repair endonuclease MutL yields the protein MAIRQLSPETINRIAAGEVIERPASVVKELVENAIDAGATHIEVVVSGGGLSLIRVTDDGSGMSPDDLALAVERHATSKLDEEDLFDIRSLGFRGEALPSIGSIARLEIRSRTDGVAQGSAIAVTRGAKAPVAPSAVNRGTVVEVRDLFSATPARLKFLKSERAEAMAVTDVVRRLAMAHPDIGFTLQTGEKRPTVFAQGDRSSAAWLERIGAIMGREFMIDALEVSGAASGASAPMRVFGFAGLPTLHRPDSAQQFLFVNGRSVKDKLLIGAVRAAYGDLIPRGRSPLLALFLDVAPSDVDVNVHPAKAEVRFRDSGRVRAMLVRALADALATAGHRASAQGGVLTVESFATGVLPNAAAQQYSPQMPSDYAWMPSPARPPAFAETTPSPFAVFDAPSANAPVMHAPPVAEHTIDKPLGAVRAQVHENYIVAQTRDGLVIVDQHAAHERLVYERLKTALANGGVATQGLLIPAIVELDADDAALLADRADELTELGLVLESFGEGAVAVRETPALLGDTDVEGLVKDLAAEIRADGAPRALKDRLDSVASRMACHGSVRSGRRLTVEEMNALLRQMEATPYSGQCNHGRPTYVALKLTDIERLFGRR from the coding sequence GTGGCGATCCGGCAGCTATCGCCAGAAACGATCAATCGCATCGCCGCGGGCGAGGTGATCGAGCGTCCGGCGAGCGTCGTCAAAGAGCTTGTCGAGAACGCCATCGACGCCGGCGCAACGCACATCGAGGTCGTTGTCTCGGGCGGCGGGCTGTCGCTCATCCGTGTGACCGATGATGGCTCCGGGATGAGCCCGGATGATCTCGCGCTCGCCGTCGAACGTCACGCGACTTCGAAGCTCGACGAAGAAGATCTGTTCGACATCCGCTCGCTGGGTTTTCGCGGCGAAGCGCTGCCGTCCATCGGCTCAATCGCGCGGCTGGAGATACGTTCGCGCACGGACGGCGTCGCGCAAGGCTCGGCCATTGCCGTCACACGTGGCGCCAAAGCACCCGTAGCGCCGTCGGCAGTCAATCGCGGTACGGTCGTCGAGGTCCGAGATCTTTTCTCCGCGACGCCTGCGCGCCTGAAGTTTCTGAAATCCGAGCGCGCCGAAGCGATGGCCGTGACCGACGTCGTCCGCCGTTTGGCGATGGCGCATCCTGACATCGGCTTCACACTGCAAACGGGCGAAAAGCGTCCAACGGTTTTCGCGCAAGGCGATCGCTCCTCGGCTGCTTGGCTCGAACGTATCGGCGCCATCATGGGGCGCGAGTTCATGATCGACGCGCTTGAAGTCTCCGGCGCGGCGAGCGGCGCGTCTGCGCCTATGCGTGTCTTCGGCTTTGCTGGCTTGCCGACGCTGCACCGGCCCGATAGCGCGCAGCAGTTCCTGTTCGTCAACGGCCGCTCGGTGAAGGACAAGCTGCTGATCGGCGCGGTCCGTGCAGCCTACGGCGATCTCATTCCGCGCGGACGCTCGCCGCTGCTGGCGCTGTTTCTCGACGTCGCGCCGTCGGATGTCGATGTGAACGTGCATCCGGCCAAAGCCGAAGTGCGGTTCCGTGATTCTGGCCGTGTCCGTGCCATGCTCGTGCGTGCGCTGGCCGACGCATTGGCGACCGCGGGCCATCGTGCCTCGGCGCAAGGCGGCGTGCTGACGGTCGAGAGTTTCGCGACGGGCGTTCTGCCGAATGCCGCGGCTCAACAGTATTCCCCTCAGATGCCTTCGGATTACGCCTGGATGCCGTCACCCGCGCGTCCACCGGCTTTCGCGGAAACCACGCCCTCGCCGTTCGCCGTTTTCGATGCGCCAAGTGCCAATGCGCCGGTCATGCACGCGCCCCCCGTCGCCGAGCACACGATCGACAAGCCGCTCGGCGCTGTTCGCGCGCAGGTGCACGAGAATTACATCGTCGCGCAAACGCGCGATGGCCTCGTCATCGTCGATCAGCACGCCGCGCATGAGCGTCTTGTCTATGAGAGATTGAAAACCGCCCTGGCGAATGGCGGCGTCGCCACGCAAGGCCTGCTCATTCCGGCGATCGTCGAACTCGATGCCGACGACGCTGCGTTGTTGGCGGATCGCGCCGACGAGCTTACCGAACTCGGCCTTGTGCTGGAAAGCTTCGGGGAGGGGGCGGTCGCCGTGCGCGAAACGCCCGCGCTGTTGGGCGATACCGACGTCGAAGGCTTGGTGAAAGATCTCGCCGCCGAAATACGGGCGGATGGCGCGCCGCGCGCTTTGAAGGATCGCCTCGATAGCGTGGCCTCCCGCATGGCCTGCCACGGCAGCGTGCGCTCTGGGCGAAGGTTGACTGTCGAAGAGATGAACGCACTGCTTCGCCAGATGGAAGCGACGCCCTATTCCGGCCAATGCAACCACGGCCGCCCGACCTACGTCGCGCTCAAACTCACCGACATCGAACGGCTATTTGGACGGCGCTGA